From a region of the Corallococcus coralloides DSM 2259 genome:
- a CDS encoding bifunctional lysylphosphatidylglycerol flippase/synthetase MprF — protein MADPHQDPAGDPRERVLALLKQHGWNATSFQVLQPGFEYWFAPEGDGCIAYVDTGGAWVAGGGPIAAQERVHDVVESFHQAARSAGKRVSFFATESRFSRLVPFEELPIGEQPVWDPAKWDAVVKGSRSLREQLRRARSHGVRVREVPAEVMETEGHPLRAAVEVLAEHWLASRRMATMGFLVGLAPGAFARERRAFVAEVEGRVVGFLSVTPVYARDGWFLQDLLREPTAPNGTAETLVDAAMRAAALNGRQYVTLGLAPLAGPVRPWLRFARSAGRPLFDFEGLRSFKAKFRPDAWVTLYLSHPKDEPAPWAIYDALRAFARGSLLKFGLVTLLRRPRLFVRALTALLVPWTVLLALPMSAHWFPSPWVQHGWVVFDVGLIAGLLLLLRRWRDGLATLLGRLTTADACLTLVQALAFNAARARGPWDWSIIIASVLAPATASAMLLRSRDLRVPEP, from the coding sequence ATGGCCGATCCCCACCAGGACCCCGCAGGCGACCCGCGCGAGCGGGTGCTGGCGCTGCTCAAGCAGCACGGCTGGAACGCGACGTCCTTCCAGGTGCTGCAGCCGGGCTTCGAGTACTGGTTCGCCCCGGAAGGGGACGGGTGCATCGCCTACGTGGACACGGGCGGCGCGTGGGTGGCGGGAGGCGGTCCCATCGCCGCGCAGGAGCGCGTGCACGACGTGGTGGAGTCCTTCCACCAGGCGGCCCGGAGCGCGGGCAAGCGCGTGAGCTTCTTCGCCACGGAATCACGCTTCTCGCGGCTCGTGCCGTTCGAGGAGCTGCCCATCGGCGAGCAGCCGGTGTGGGACCCGGCGAAATGGGACGCGGTGGTGAAGGGCAGCCGCAGCCTGCGCGAGCAGCTCCGCCGCGCGCGCTCCCACGGCGTACGCGTGCGCGAGGTGCCCGCGGAGGTGATGGAGACGGAAGGCCACCCGCTGCGAGCGGCGGTGGAGGTGCTGGCCGAGCACTGGCTTGCGTCGCGCCGCATGGCGACCATGGGCTTCCTGGTGGGGCTGGCCCCCGGAGCCTTCGCCCGTGAGCGCCGCGCCTTCGTGGCGGAGGTGGAGGGCCGCGTGGTGGGCTTCCTGTCGGTGACGCCCGTGTACGCGCGCGACGGCTGGTTCCTCCAGGACCTGCTGCGCGAACCCACCGCGCCCAACGGCACGGCGGAGACGCTGGTGGACGCCGCGATGCGCGCCGCCGCGCTGAACGGGCGCCAGTACGTGACGCTGGGCCTGGCGCCGCTCGCGGGCCCGGTGCGGCCGTGGCTGCGGTTCGCGCGCAGCGCCGGGCGCCCGCTGTTCGACTTCGAGGGCCTGCGCTCCTTCAAGGCGAAGTTCCGCCCCGACGCGTGGGTGACGCTCTATCTGTCCCACCCGAAGGACGAGCCCGCGCCGTGGGCCATCTACGACGCGCTCCGGGCCTTCGCGCGGGGAAGCCTGCTGAAGTTCGGGCTCGTCACGCTGCTGCGCCGGCCGCGCCTCTTCGTGCGCGCGCTGACGGCGCTGCTGGTGCCGTGGACGGTGTTGCTCGCGCTGCCCATGAGCGCGCACTGGTTCCCGTCGCCGTGGGTGCAGCACGGCTGGGTGGTGTTCGACGTGGGGCTCATCGCGGGACTGCTGCTGCTCCTGCGCCGCTGGCGAGATGGGCTGGCCACGCTGCTGGGACGGCTCACCACCGCGGATGCCTGTCTGACCTTGGTGCAGGCCTTGGCCTTCAACGCCGCCCGGGCACGAGGGCCCTGGGACTGGAGCATCATCATCGCGTCGGTGCTCGCTCCGGCCACGGCGTCCGCCATGCTGCTGCGCTCACGCGACCTGCGCGTCCCGGAGCCTTGA
- a CDS encoding biosynthetic peptidoglycan transglycosylase produces the protein MFVGVLVLGVGTAALTFAGLPDADSLAKENPKTTALIEQRAAEAREAGRKPRRRQQWVPLSAVSKPAVDAVLLSEDASFYLHDGVDTVELARAVGQAVEKGELGRGASTLTQQLAKNLWLSTDRSLTRKLKELVLAHRLEEALTKQRILTLYLNVVEWGNGVYGIEAGAREHFGVSASQLSVAQGAVLAAMLPSPRKRSPSSGSRALWKHAHHVVDALKTYKRISAAQAEAAHAEVDRLLGRAPADGGGDDADDDGS, from the coding sequence GTGTTCGTGGGCGTGTTGGTGCTGGGCGTGGGGACCGCGGCGCTCACGTTCGCCGGGCTGCCGGACGCGGACTCCCTGGCGAAGGAGAACCCGAAGACGACGGCGCTCATCGAGCAGCGGGCGGCCGAGGCGCGCGAGGCCGGGCGCAAGCCGCGCCGGAGGCAGCAGTGGGTGCCGTTGTCCGCGGTGTCCAAGCCCGCGGTGGACGCGGTGCTCCTCTCCGAGGACGCGAGCTTCTACCTGCACGACGGCGTGGACACGGTGGAGCTGGCGCGCGCGGTGGGGCAGGCGGTGGAGAAGGGGGAGCTGGGGCGGGGAGCGTCCACGCTCACGCAGCAGCTGGCGAAGAACCTCTGGCTGTCCACGGACCGCAGCCTGACGCGCAAGCTGAAGGAGCTGGTGCTGGCGCACCGGCTGGAGGAAGCGCTGACGAAGCAGCGCATCCTGACGCTGTACCTCAACGTGGTGGAATGGGGGAACGGCGTGTATGGGATTGAGGCCGGGGCGCGGGAGCACTTCGGCGTGTCCGCGTCCCAGCTCTCCGTGGCGCAGGGCGCGGTGCTGGCCGCGATGCTGCCGTCCCCGCGCAAGCGCTCGCCGTCCAGCGGCTCCCGAGCGCTGTGGAAGCACGCGCACCACGTGGTGGACGCGCTCAAGACCTACAAGCGCATCAGCGCGGCGCAGGCGGAGGCCGCGCACGCGGAGGTGGACCGGCTGCTGGGCCGGGCTCCCGCGGATGGCGGCGGGGACGACGCGGACGACGACGGTTCCTGA